A window of Zingiber officinale cultivar Zhangliang chromosome 5A, Zo_v1.1, whole genome shotgun sequence contains these coding sequences:
- the LOC121981694 gene encoding protein SMAX1-LIKE 4-like gives MLCIKLGHHYTSPTITTPCSNANSPPSQYNSTRRPIEEQQELVFMRTGVCAVHQALTAEVASVLKHSLDLATRRGHAQVTPLHVAATLISSSSASSNLLRRACLKSQPHRPAFHHPLHCRALELCFNVALNRLPTATSPSSGTLLPSPSSLSNSLIAAIKRAQANQRRGCIELEQQQQQQQQLQQPVLTIKVGMEQLMLSILDDPSVSRVMKEAGFSSRCVKSHLEEEASALSQSSLFLLDTAKDFINRDFKPSLSEDLRVVIEVMLRQQGRRTNTLVVGDSGSLLEGLVAELMRRLGRSEIPAELRHASFINLQFSCSHLRLMHEDDVDAKVSDLRRTINSLASHRNGIIIYAGDLRWAVDEEARDGGELSFNPVEHMIAKMGKLLSEFNSSTENRVWLLATASYSTYRKCQIRQPSLDTLWALQAVVVPSGWLGLGLQASSGIDTRLSNFGQFPIELLESRILSSKEEENLICCDECKLNLEKEASVFRSETPCWLQVNSEGNHKEALQELRRKWNKLCESLHSKNSHLCSPFFNQSVTHKSYTRSLSHTWWPSKDFVKPHSVSISTPIYKLNKRSPTMNSSEASFNSLTMSTNQQNKITVALSSPLFSDSATSKDQTRLPMADPTNLQHQLQEEIPWQSNNIPLIMEALHDCISGVKKVVSLLIQGSDHIAKRRLALVMARSIFGSTDRLIHIKQNDSCCETIMDAIRKAQKCIILVEDMDRMSDNFVKSFTDSLKGSLKATQGDEEASITNVIFILTTSQVTKFKNANNIKSVVMMKLCADDASSFGDAKRKIENDLGSRSKRLRKEEQVFDLNFEPYYDIEEVHAVPSDLTQETECISFHLPQELLKSTVQLTLNAGTGQHQEFKFNLLTKLDRAFKEVQHGKDRKGQLFVDQGVTEELMQASAFFLESFFAKWVREVFQVSLQTVQEGGSLRLSLEGKETDIEAFGFMASELPNRIKCGCK, from the exons ATGCTCTGTATAAAGCTCGGTCACCACTACACTTCTCCTACAATCACAACTCCTTGTTCTAACGCAAACTCTCCACCATCTCAATACAACTCCACTCGACGACCCATTGAGGAGCAACAGGAGCTGGTGTTTATGAGGACTGGAGTGTGCGCAGTTCACCAGGCCCTCACTGCCGAGGTTGCCTCAGTTCTAAAGCATTCCCTCGACCTGGCCACGAGGAGAGGCCATGCCCAGGTCACACCCCTCCATGTTGCTGCCACCCTCATCAGCTCGTCTTCTGCCTCCTCTAACCTCCTCAGGAGAGCTTGCCTCAAGTCCCAGCCTCACCGTCCTGCTTTCCACCACCCACTCCACTGCAGAGCTCTTGAGCTCTGCTTTAATGTGGCACTCAACAGGCTTCCCACCGCCACCTCTCCTTCCTCCGGCACCCTCTTACCTTCCCCTTCCTCCCTCTCCAACTCTCTCATTGCAGCCATCAAGAGGGCTCAGGCCAACCAGAGACGAGGCTGCATTGAGCtcgagcagcagcagcagcaacagcaGCAGCTGCAGCAGCCTGTTTTGACCATCAAGGTAGGAATGGAGCAGTTAATGCTCTCTATTCTTGATGACCCCAGTGTGAGTAGGGTGATGAAGGAGGCTGGCTTCTCCAGCAGATGCGTCAAGAGCCATCTCGAGGAAGAGGCCTCTGCCTTGAGCCAATCCTCACTATTTCTGCTAGACACCGCCAAGGATTTCATCAACCGTGACTTCAAGCCATCGTTGAGTGAGGACCTGAGGGTGGTCATCGAAGTGATGCTTAGGCAGCAGGGGAGGAGGACCAACACTCTGGTGGTGGGTGACTCTGGCTCTTTGTTGGAAGGCCTTGTGGCTGAGCTGATGAGGAGGCTGGGGAGGAGTGAGATCCCAGCTGAACTCAGGCATGCCAGTTTCATAAATTTACAGTTCTCCTGTTCCCACCTCAGGCTCATGCACGAGGATGATGTGGATGCAAAGGTATCAGATCTCAGAAGAACCATCAATTCTCTAGCATCACATAGAAATGGAATCATCATCTACGCTGGTGACTTGAGGTGGGCAGTGGATGAGGAAGCAAGAGATGGGGGTGAATTAAGCTTCAATCCTGTGGAACATATGATTGCAAAGATGGGCAAGCTCCTCTCTGAGTTCAATAGCAGCACTGAGAACAGGGTGTGGCTATTGGCCACTGCAAGCTACAGCACATACCGGAAATGCCAAATAAGGCAGCCATCTCTTGACACCCTATGGGCCCTCCAAGCTGTTGTGGTTCCCTCAGGTTGGCTTGGCTTGGGCCTCCAAGCTTCCAG TGGCATTGACACAAGGCTGTCAAATTTTGGTCAGTTCCCAATTGAACTGCTTGAGTCAAGGATTTTAAGCTCAAAGGAAGAAGAGAACCTCATTTGCTGTGATGAGTGCAAACTTAACCTAGAAAAAGAAGCATCAGTTTTCAGGTCAGAGACCCCATGCTGGCTGCAAGTCAACTCTGAGGGAAACCACAAG GAAGCCTTGCAAGAATTGAGGAGGAAATGGAACAAGTTATGTGAAAGCCTCCATAGTAAGAATTCCCATTTGTGCTCTCCATTCTTCAATCAAAGTGTCACCCACAAGAGCTACACCAGGTCTTTGTCCCATACTTGGTGGCCTAGCAAAGACTTCGTCAAACCACATTCAGTATCTATCTCTACCCCTATTTACAAGCTTAACAAGAGAAGCCCAACAATGAACTCATCTGAGGCAAGCTTCAATTCTCTTACAATGTCAACTAATCAGCAGAATAAGATCACGGTTGCTCTATCCAGCCCTCTGTTCTCAGATTCAGCAACATCGAAGGACCAGACAAGGCTACCGATGGCAGACCCAACAAATCTGCAACACCAATTGCAAGAGGAAATCCCTTGGCAATCAAACAACATTCCTTTGATCATGGAAGCCTTGCATGACTGCATTAGTGGTGTTAAGAAGGTCGTGAGCCTGCTGATACAAGGTAGTGATCATATTGCCAAGAGAAGGCTAGCATTGGTCATGGCTAGGTCCATCTTTGGCTCAACGGATAGGTTGATACATATTAAGCAAAATGATTCATGCTGTGAAACCATCATGGATGCCATAAGAAAGGCCCAAAAATGCATAATCTTGGTAGAGGATATGGATCGAATGAGTGATAATTTTGTCAAATCATTCACAGATTCCTTGAAAGGATCTTTGAAGGCCACGCAAGGTGATGAGGAAGCTAGTATAACTAATGTAATTTTCATTCTGACCACTTCCCAAGTGACCAAGTTTAAGAATGCCAATAACATCAAAAGTGTAGTGATGATGAAGCTTTGTGCTGATGATGCATCATCATTCGGTGATGCGAAAAGGAAGATAGAAAATGATCTCGGGAGCAGATCAAAGAGGCTGCGAAAAGAGGAGCAAGTTTTTGATCTTAACTTCGAACCATATTATGACATTGAGGAGGTCCATGCTGTTCCTAGTGATCTAACACAGGAGACCGAGTGCATTAGCTTCCATCTCCCACAAGAGTTGCTGAAATCCACTGTTCAGCTCACTTTAAATGCGGGGACTGGTCAGCACCAGGAATTCAAGTTCAATCTTCTCACAAAGCTCGATCGAGCATTCAAGGAAGTGCAGCACGGCAAGGACAGAAAAGGCCAACTCTTTGTCGACCAAGGAGTCACGGAGGAGCTAATGCAGGCCTCAGCCTTCTTCCTCGAGAGCTTCTTTGCTAAGTGGGTGAGAGAGGTGTTCCAAGTCAGCTTACAAACTGTGCAAGAGGGCGGGAGCTTGAGGCTGAGTTTGGAAGGCAAAGAGACCGACATCGAAGCATTTGGTTTCATGGCTTCCGAACTACCAAATAGGATAAAATGTGGGTGTAAGTAA